A portion of the Agrobacterium tumefaciens genome contains these proteins:
- a CDS encoding branched-chain amino acid ABC transporter permease, with amino-acid sequence MQTVFSILVDALAYGMVLFIISIGLSVTMGLMRVVNLAHGAFAMIGGYLASYAAHGLGLGYAAAILVAIVGTIVIAIPLERFLYRRIYGAPELTQVLMTIGITFCIIGIANFVFGPTLKTIPLPQELAGPTDLGFRTIATHRIFAIVAGLVVAAALWFTFEKTAFGIKLRAAVDNAAMAAALGVRTEIIYAVSFAIAVGLAAMGGVIGAELLPVEPYYALRYMVTFLVVVSVGGAGSIPGALIACLLLGAIDTTGRYLAPEYGEFFFYLAVIVIITLFPRGLLGRAK; translated from the coding sequence ATGCAGACGGTCTTCAGCATCCTTGTCGATGCGCTTGCCTATGGCATGGTGCTTTTCATCATCTCCATCGGCCTATCCGTGACAATGGGGCTGATGCGTGTGGTCAATCTCGCCCACGGCGCCTTCGCCATGATCGGCGGGTATCTCGCCTCCTATGCCGCCCATGGCCTCGGCCTTGGTTACGCGGCGGCAATCCTCGTTGCGATTGTCGGCACCATCGTGATCGCCATACCGCTTGAACGGTTTCTCTACCGGCGCATCTACGGCGCACCTGAACTGACGCAGGTGCTGATGACCATCGGCATCACCTTCTGCATCATCGGCATCGCCAATTTCGTGTTCGGGCCAACGCTCAAAACCATTCCGCTGCCGCAGGAACTGGCCGGTCCCACCGATCTCGGGTTTCGCACCATCGCCACCCACCGCATCTTCGCCATCGTCGCTGGCCTCGTGGTGGCGGCGGCACTTTGGTTCACGTTCGAAAAGACCGCCTTCGGCATCAAGCTGCGGGCAGCGGTGGACAATGCGGCCATGGCAGCAGCCCTCGGCGTGCGCACCGAAATCATCTATGCCGTAAGCTTCGCCATCGCCGTCGGCCTTGCGGCCATGGGCGGCGTCATCGGCGCAGAATTGCTGCCGGTCGAACCCTATTATGCGCTGCGCTACATGGTCACCTTCCTGGTGGTCGTATCAGTCGGCGGCGCAGGCTCGATCCCCGGCGCGCTGATCGCCTGTCTGCTGCTTGGCGCCATCGATACGACCGGGCGGTATCTTGCCCCCGAATATGGCGAATTCTTCTTCTATCTGGCGGTCATCGTGATCATCACGCTGTTTCCGCGCGGCCTTCTTGGAAGGGCGAAATGA
- a CDS encoding ABC transporter substrate-binding protein: MKLRITAAIAAICFSSVAYAETIKVGVVGPFSGPFALQGKNFKAGIDAWFSLHGNKVGNDTVEVVYRDVPQADPAQSKALAQELVVKEGVQYLAGFYFTPDAMAVTPLLKQGNVPMVIMNAATSAIVTKSPYVVRTSFTTWQTSTPIAKVAFDGGVKKVISLVSDYGPGVDAENAFKAAFTAAGGEVVESIRMPLSTNDFSPIMQRVKDSGAQGVFAFLPSGPTTLGFVKAFNDNGLKSSGIKLFAPGDLTQESDLPALGEAALGMQTTFHYAVSHDSAENKTFVEAATKAIGNQKELSFPAVGAFDGMYVITKMIEATGGKQDAEKAVEAVKGLSWTSPRGPVSIDPQSRHITQNIYLREVSKGDDGNYYNKEVQTFEKQGDPGLAAAK; the protein is encoded by the coding sequence ATGAAATTACGGATCACCGCCGCAATCGCGGCCATCTGCTTCAGTTCCGTTGCCTATGCCGAGACGATCAAGGTCGGCGTGGTCGGCCCGTTCTCCGGCCCCTTCGCGCTGCAGGGCAAGAACTTCAAGGCCGGCATAGACGCCTGGTTTTCGCTTCACGGCAACAAGGTGGGCAATGACACTGTCGAAGTCGTCTACCGCGATGTGCCGCAGGCCGATCCGGCGCAATCCAAGGCGCTGGCGCAGGAGCTGGTTGTAAAGGAAGGCGTGCAATATCTCGCCGGCTTCTATTTTACGCCCGACGCCATGGCGGTTACGCCGCTTCTGAAACAGGGCAATGTGCCCATGGTCATCATGAATGCGGCCACATCGGCCATCGTTACCAAAAGCCCCTATGTGGTGCGCACCTCGTTCACGACATGGCAGACATCCACGCCGATAGCCAAGGTGGCTTTCGATGGCGGCGTCAAGAAGGTCATTTCGCTGGTCAGCGATTACGGCCCGGGCGTTGACGCGGAGAACGCCTTCAAGGCAGCCTTCACCGCCGCTGGCGGCGAAGTTGTGGAGAGCATTCGCATGCCGCTTTCCACCAATGATTTCAGCCCCATCATGCAGCGCGTGAAGGATTCCGGCGCACAAGGCGTCTTCGCCTTCCTGCCCTCCGGCCCGACGACGCTCGGCTTCGTGAAGGCCTTCAACGACAACGGCCTGAAATCATCAGGCATCAAGCTTTTCGCGCCGGGCGATCTTACACAGGAATCGGATCTGCCGGCCCTTGGCGAAGCAGCACTCGGCATGCAGACTACCTTCCACTATGCCGTCTCCCACGATTCAGCCGAAAACAAGACCTTCGTGGAGGCCGCAACCAAGGCCATTGGCAATCAGAAGGAACTGTCCTTCCCCGCGGTCGGCGCGTTTGACGGCATGTATGTCATCACCAAGATGATCGAGGCGACCGGCGGCAAACAGGATGCGGAAAAGGCTGTCGAGGCGGTGAAGGGCCTTTCCTGGACAAGCCCGCGCGGCCCTGTCAGCATCGATCCGCAGAGCCGCCACATCACGCAGAACATCTATCTGCGCGAAGTCTCCAAGGGCGATGACGGCAATTATTACAACAAGGAAGTCCAGACTTTCGAAAAACAGGGCGATCCGGGCCTTGCCGCCGCCAAGTAA